The Thermus brockianus genome window below encodes:
- a CDS encoding transposase, with protein MEEHQTPPSILPLPLEELVPLLQAWLQARLPEGERKPGRPRTFSDLSLFLFHLVRALLGFSSERMRRELARNPRLRKRLGLERVPSSATLSERSRKLPWPLLRGGKRVGRGRRVLAMDATLLPAQRSDGEAAWGVGSDGGWVYGYKLHLLVDLDTGEVLALRVTPASWHDSPVGRGMLWGVERFPGEKPPVVVADAAYEGEANFRLTRRRGMLLVTGHNRRRGRPKGRGRLLNLRRRGRGAYRRLLGRRWELETVFGLLKGPMGLVGAVGRVRGLKAVALQVEAWVMAWSVVAQLLGQAGLPITRVLRAVA; from the coding sequence GTGGAAGAACACCAGACGCCCCCTTCCATCCTACCCCTGCCCCTGGAGGAACTGGTCCCCCTGCTCCAGGCATGGCTCCAAGCCCGCTTGCCAGAAGGGGAGAGAAAACCCGGCAGGCCCAGGACCTTCTCCGACCTCAGCCTCTTTCTCTTCCACCTGGTCCGCGCCCTCCTGGGCTTCTCCAGCGAACGCATGCGCCGGGAACTGGCCCGCAACCCTAGGCTCCGCAAGCGCCTCGGTCTAGAGCGCGTTCCCTCCTCTGCCACCCTCAGCGAGCGGAGCCGGAAGCTACCCTGGCCCCTCCTGCGGGGAGGGAAGCGGGTGGGCCGGGGGAGGCGGGTGCTGGCCATGGACGCCACCCTTCTCCCCGCCCAGAGGTCGGATGGGGAGGCGGCTTGGGGCGTGGGCTCGGATGGGGGCTGGGTTTATGGGTACAAGCTCCACCTCCTCGTGGACCTGGACACGGGGGAGGTGCTGGCCCTACGGGTGACCCCGGCCTCATGGCACGACTCCCCGGTGGGGCGGGGGATGCTCTGGGGGGTGGAGAGGTTTCCTGGGGAGAAGCCCCCCGTGGTGGTGGCGGACGCGGCCTACGAGGGGGAAGCCAACTTTCGGTTGACGAGGAGGCGAGGGATGCTTCTGGTGACGGGGCATAACCGGAGACGGGGAAGGCCAAAGGGGAGGGGGCGGCTTTTGAACCTGCGGCGGCGGGGGAGAGGTGCGTACCGGAGGCTTTTGGGGCGGCGGTGGGAGCTGGAGACGGTCTTTGGTCTGCTGAAGGGGCCGATGGGGCTGGTGGGGGCGGTGGGGAGGGTACGGGGGCTGAAGGCGGTGGCCCTGCAAGTGGAAGCTTGGGTGATGGCCTGGAGCGTGGTGGCCCAGCTTCTTGGGCAGGCGGGTCTGCCCATCACCCGGGTGTTGCGGGCGGTGGCGTGA
- a CDS encoding secondary thiamine-phosphate synthase enzyme YjbQ, with translation MRKLSVRTPAEGLVNITGLVEAALEGHTGLVYLFVPHTTCGLLVQEGADPDVARDLLARLDELAPRFHPKDRHAEGNTHAHLKSLLTGVHLLLFAEGGRLRLGRWQQVFLAEFDGPRMREVWVGFL, from the coding sequence ATGCGGAAGCTGAGCGTGCGCACGCCTGCGGAGGGCCTGGTGAACATCACGGGGCTGGTGGAGGCGGCCTTGGAGGGGCACACGGGCCTCGTCTACCTCTTCGTGCCCCACACCACCTGCGGCCTCCTGGTCCAGGAGGGGGCGGACCCCGATGTGGCCCGCGACCTCCTCGCCCGCTTGGACGAGCTTGCCCCCCGCTTCCACCCCAAGGACCGCCACGCCGAGGGCAACACCCACGCCCACCTGAAAAGCCTCCTCACCGGGGTCCACCTCCTCCTTTTCGCTGAGGGGGGCAGGCTCCGCCTGGGGCGCTGGCAGCAGGTCTTCCTGGCGGAGTTTGACGGGCCGAGGATGCGGGAGGTGTGGGTGGGGTTCCTTTAA
- a CDS encoding class I SAM-dependent methyltransferase: MSSALTRVAYAYDRLRAYPPEVAGRIATAMASAVSGRGEEPVLLELGVGTGRIALPLIARGFPYIALDVNPAMLEVFRQKAAGVMRKVRLLQADARAIPLPEESVHGVIVVHLWHLLPDWPKALAEALRVLKPGGALLEGWDQVEAEAECALQERWRALVAEEGVRVERGLHQRRLAEVEEALKRLGLKPKSRQVVAWREERTLREALEALEERLYSFTQAVPEAVHARVVSRLKAWAEAEWGSLDRTFPVEKRFFLRVTRLG, translated from the coding sequence ATGTCCAGCGCCCTTACCCGGGTGGCCTACGCCTACGACCGGCTCAGGGCCTACCCGCCCGAGGTGGCGGGCCGCATCGCTACCGCCATGGCCAGCGCCGTTTCCGGCCGGGGGGAGGAGCCCGTCCTGCTGGAGCTCGGGGTGGGCACGGGGCGCATCGCCCTGCCCCTCATCGCCCGGGGCTTTCCCTACATCGCTTTGGACGTGAACCCCGCCATGCTGGAGGTCTTCCGCCAGAAGGCGGCGGGGGTCATGCGCAAGGTGCGGCTCCTTCAGGCGGACGCCCGGGCCATTCCCCTGCCGGAGGAGAGCGTCCACGGGGTCATCGTGGTCCACCTTTGGCACCTCCTCCCCGACTGGCCCAAGGCCCTGGCGGAGGCCCTAAGGGTGCTGAAGCCGGGGGGAGCCCTTCTCGAGGGCTGGGACCAGGTGGAGGCGGAAGCGGAGTGCGCCCTCCAGGAGCGCTGGCGGGCCCTGGTGGCGGAAGAGGGCGTACGGGTGGAGAGGGGCCTGCACCAAAGGCGCCTTGCCGAGGTGGAGGAGGCCCTAAAGCGCCTAGGCCTGAAGCCCAAATCCCGGCAGGTGGTGGCCTGGCGGGAGGAGCGCACGCTGCGGGAGGCCTTGGAGGCCCTGGAGGAGCGGCTTTACTCCTTCACCCAGGCCGTGCCCGAGGCGGTGCATGCCCGGGTAGTCTCCAGGCTCAAGGCCTGGGCTGAGGCGGAGTGGGGCAGCCTGGACCGCACCTTCCCTGTGGAAAAGCGCTTTTTCCTGCGGGTGACCCGCCTCGGCTAG
- a CDS encoding glucose-1-phosphate thymidylyltransferase, with protein sequence MKGLILAAGRGTRLRPLTHTRPKPVIRVAGRPIIHYAVENLREAGIGEIGVVVSPETEKDIREALAGYGVRYVLQEEPQGLAHAVAVAREFLGDSPFVLYLGDNLFQKGIRPFVAAFRDGVSAVIALVRVEDPRQFGVAVLEGERIVRLLEKPQNPPSDLAVAGVYVFAPEVLEVIQDLKPSARGEYEITDAIQGLIDRGREVVGVEVSGWWKDTGRPKDLLDANRLLLEELSPRVEGEVEGSELTGRVVVEKGARVVRSTVIGPAFIGEGAVVEEAYVGPFTSLGPGARVVRSEVEYSILEDHAALEDVALRLQESILGVGARVQSRNGLPRAHRLILGDLSQVELA encoded by the coding sequence ATGAAGGGGCTTATCCTGGCCGCTGGGCGGGGCACGAGGCTCCGCCCCCTCACCCACACCCGCCCGAAACCCGTGATCCGGGTGGCTGGCCGGCCCATCATCCACTACGCCGTGGAGAACCTAAGGGAGGCGGGCATAGGGGAGATCGGGGTGGTGGTCTCCCCGGAAACGGAGAAGGACATCCGCGAGGCCCTTGCGGGCTACGGGGTGCGCTACGTGCTCCAAGAGGAGCCCCAAGGCCTGGCCCACGCCGTGGCCGTGGCCCGGGAGTTCCTGGGGGATAGCCCTTTCGTCCTCTACCTGGGGGATAACCTTTTCCAAAAGGGCATCCGCCCCTTTGTGGCGGCCTTCCGGGATGGGGTGAGCGCCGTCATCGCCCTGGTGCGGGTGGAGGACCCGAGGCAGTTCGGCGTGGCGGTGCTAGAGGGAGAGCGCATCGTAAGGCTACTGGAAAAGCCCCAAAACCCGCCCTCGGACCTGGCGGTGGCCGGGGTCTACGTCTTCGCCCCCGAGGTCCTCGAGGTCATCCAGGACCTCAAGCCCTCCGCCCGGGGGGAGTACGAGATCACGGACGCCATCCAGGGCCTCATTGACCGGGGCAGGGAGGTGGTGGGGGTGGAGGTCTCGGGCTGGTGGAAGGACACGGGCCGCCCCAAGGACCTCCTGGACGCCAACCGCCTCCTTTTGGAGGAGCTTTCCCCGAGGGTGGAGGGGGAGGTGGAGGGGAGCGAGCTCACGGGCCGGGTGGTGGTGGAGAAGGGGGCGAGGGTGGTCCGGAGCACCGTCATCGGCCCCGCCTTTATCGGGGAAGGGGCGGTGGTGGAGGAGGCCTACGTGGGGCCCTTCACCTCCTTGGGGCCGGGGGCACGGGTGGTGCGCTCGGAGGTGGAGTACTCCATCCTCGAGGACCACGCCGCCCTAGAGGACGTGGCCCTGCGCCTCCAGGAGAGCATCCTGGGCGTGGGGGCGAGGGTGCAAAGCCGCAACGGGCTTCCCCGGGCCCACCGCCTGATCCTCGGGGACCTCTCCCAGGTGGAACTGGCCTAG
- a CDS encoding biotin--[acetyl-CoA-carboxylase] ligase codes for MPALLSLLTEEFQSGEALARRLGVSRAAISKEAKRLREEGFPVEVSRQGYRILPGTPLPHLFRPPGRLGKPYRYLGRVGSTQDVLRAWAEAGAPEGALVLAEVQERGRGRRGRAWESRPGASLTFSLLLRPHLPLPALGLLPLLAGLALVEAVGVGGLKWPNDLLSPDGRKLAGVLLEARAEGEEVVYALLGVGVNVAWAPEGAAFLEEFLPLSRREVLERFLARLEALLPLLEDPEAFLPRYAQASYTLGRRVRVETPKGPVEGVAEAVLPDGSLLVGGVRVGAGEVALLGLE; via the coding sequence ATGCCGGCGCTCCTTTCCCTTCTCACGGAGGAGTTCCAAAGCGGCGAGGCCTTGGCCCGGCGCCTCGGGGTGAGCCGGGCCGCCATCTCCAAGGAGGCCAAACGCCTCCGGGAAGAGGGCTTCCCCGTGGAGGTCTCCCGCCAAGGCTACCGCATCCTCCCCGGCACCCCCCTCCCCCACCTCTTCCGCCCCCCAGGGAGGCTGGGGAAGCCCTACCGCTACCTGGGCCGGGTGGGGAGCACCCAGGACGTCCTCCGGGCCTGGGCCGAGGCGGGGGCCCCCGAGGGGGCCCTGGTCCTGGCCGAAGTCCAGGAAAGGGGGAGGGGGCGCCGGGGCCGCGCGTGGGAAAGCCGCCCCGGGGCAAGCCTCACCTTCTCCCTCCTCCTAAGGCCCCACCTCCCCCTCCCCGCCCTGGGGCTCCTCCCCCTCCTGGCGGGCCTCGCCCTCGTTGAGGCGGTGGGGGTGGGAGGGCTTAAGTGGCCCAACGACCTCCTGAGCCCCGATGGCCGCAAGCTGGCCGGGGTGCTCCTCGAGGCCAGGGCGGAGGGGGAGGAGGTGGTCTACGCCCTCTTGGGCGTGGGGGTGAACGTGGCCTGGGCCCCGGAAGGGGCGGCCTTCTTAGAGGAGTTCCTCCCCCTTTCCCGGCGGGAGGTGCTGGAGAGGTTCTTAGCCCGCCTGGAGGCCCTCCTCCCCCTCTTGGAAGACCCAGAGGCCTTCCTCCCCCGCTACGCCCAGGCCTCCTACACCCTGGGCCGCCGGGTGCGGGTGGAAACCCCCAAGGGCCCCGTGGAAGGCGTGGCGGAGGCCGTCCTCCCCGACGGGAGCCTCCTCGTGGGGGGGGTGCGGGTAGGGGCGGGGGAGGTGGCCCTCCTAGGCCTTGAGTGA
- a CDS encoding DUF2203 domain-containing protein: protein MFARIFTKEEADALLPEIRRVLAQMRKARTELQEVQGRLPEARGLTRRTLEEEARFLLGSLEADARYLASLGVLLKDLDRGLVDFPARVGGEVVFLCWQEGEPEVAHYHPLSGGFAERRPLGKASSLPPPEARPGERRPGA from the coding sequence ATGTTCGCCCGCATCTTCACCAAGGAAGAGGCGGACGCCCTCCTGCCGGAGATCCGCCGGGTCCTGGCCCAGATGCGCAAGGCCCGGACGGAGCTCCAGGAGGTGCAGGGCCGGCTTCCCGAGGCCCGAGGGCTCACGCGCAGGACCCTGGAGGAGGAGGCCCGCTTCCTCCTAGGCTCCTTGGAGGCGGATGCCCGCTACCTGGCCTCCTTAGGGGTCCTCCTCAAGGACCTGGACCGGGGCCTGGTGGACTTCCCTGCCCGGGTAGGGGGGGAGGTGGTCTTCCTCTGCTGGCAAGAAGGGGAGCCGGAGGTGGCCCACTACCATCCCCTCTCCGGGGGCTTCGCCGAGCGACGCCCCTTGGGGAAGGCCTCTAGCCTCCCCCCTCCGGAGGCCCGCCCCGGCGAAAGGCGTCCAGGCGCCTAA